DNA from Rhizobacter sp. J219:
TTGCAGGCAGACGAACACCGCGGTCTCGGTCGAGCCGTAGAGCTGCTTCAGGTTGACGCCGATCGAGCGGTAGAAGGTGAAGAGGTCGGGGCCGATCGCCTCGCCCGCGGTGTAGGCGACCCGCACGCGCGACAGGCCCAGCGTGTTGCGCAGCGGGCCGTAGATCGCGAGGTTGCCCAGCGCATAGAGCAGCCGGTCGAGCGCGCCCACCGGCTTGCCGTCCATCAGCGCCGGGCCGACGCGGCGGGCCAGCGCCATGCAGCGCTGAAAGAGCCAGCGCTTGGGCGCGCTTGCGTCTTCCATGCGAATCATCACGGTGGTGAGCAGCCCTTCGAAGATGCGCGGCGGTGCGAAGTAGTAGGTGGGCCCGACTTCGCGCAAGTCGATCGACACCGTGCTCGCCGATTCGGGGCAGTTGACCACGTAGCCGCACACCAGCCACTGCGCATACGAGAACACGTTCTGCCCGATCCACGCGAGCGGCAGGTAGGCGAGCACCTCTTCGCGTTCGGTGAGCTTGTCGAAGCGCGCGCCGGCAAGTGCGCGGTCGATCAGCGACAGGTGCGTGTGCACCACGCCCTTCGGGTTGCCGGTGGTGCCCGAGGTGAAGAACATCGCGGCCACGTCGCTCGCCTCGGCCTTCTGGGCCTCGGTGTCGAAGAACTGCGGGTGCGCCGCGTCGTGGCGGCGGCCTTCTTCGAGCAGCGTGTCGAGCGAGGCCAGCCCGGGCTCCTGGTAGTGGCGCAGGCCGCGTGGGTCGTCGTACCAGATGTGCTGCAGGCCGGGGCACTGGGGGCGGATCTCGAGCAGCTTGTCGACCTGCTCCTGGTCTTCCACCACCGCAAAGCCGACCTCGGCGTTGACGAGCGGGAACACGAACTCGGCGGCCGCTGCGTCCTGGTACAGCGGCACCGGGATGGCGCCGAGCGATTGCGCGGCGAGCAGCGTGGCGTAGAGGCGCGGCCGGTTCTCGCCGACCACCACCACATGCTGTCCGCGCTGCACACCCGCGGCGGCGAGGCCGCAGGCCATCTCTCGCACCAGCGTGGCGAGTTGTCGCCACGAGAGCGTCTGCCAGATGCCGAACTCCTTCTCGCGCAACGCCGCAGCGTTGGGCCGCTTGGCAGCGTGCTCCAACAGCAATCGCGGAAAGGTGGTGTACGCCACGGCAACCCCTCTTCTGAAGTTCGTTGGGCGGACTGTAGGAAGAAGTTTGACGCCGATATGTCGTTCTAACGACAATCCTAGGGACTCTCCCCTTGGTTCTTTCCCCATGCGCGTCGTTCCTGAGGCTTCGACATCTGCACCGCCGCTGGTGGCGCGAGCGCGTGCGGCCACCGAGGTGGAGCTGGCCGACATTCCGTGGCTGAAGACGCTGGAGGCCGACGAATACGCCCGTGCCGTCGCCAACCTCAAGGTGGTGGTCGTCGAAACCGGCGAGCTGCTGTGCCGTGTGGGCCGGCCGGTCACCTTCTGGTTCGGCGTGATCGACGGCCTGCTCAAGATGAGCAACGACTCGGCCAACGGCATGCCCATCACCTTCACCGGCGTGCCGCCGGGCGGGTGGTTCGGCGAAGGCACGGTGCTCAAGCGCGAGCCCTACCGCTACAACATCCAGGCGCTGCGCAAGAGCGTGGTGGCGGGCATCCCGGTCGACACCTTCCACTGGCTCATCGACCGCAGCATCCCGTTCAACCGCTTCGTGATGAACCAGCTCAACGAGCGCCTCGGCCAGTTCATCGGGGCGCGCGAGATCGACCGCATGAACGACCCCGACGTGAAGGTCGCCCGCAGCCTGGCCGCGCTCTTCCACCCCACGCTCTACCCCGGCGTGGGCTCACTGCTCAGGATCACGCAGCAGGAGCTGGGCTACTTGGTGGGCCTGTCACGGCAGCGGGTCAACGAGGCCCTGCATGCGCTGCAGGCGCTCGGGCTGATCCGCATCGAATACGGTGGCCTGCGCGTGCTCGACCTCGATGGGCTGCGGCGGCAGGTGCGACTCTGAGGGGTGACTTACCGGCGGTACTTGCCATCGTGCGTCAGGATGCTGAGTTCGACGAAGTTCGAGCCGCTGCGCAGGGTGGGGGAGTACTCGACCTCGATGCCGCCAAAGTCCTTTCGCCGAATGGACTCCAGGGCCTTCACGAAGCCCTCGCGGGTGAGGTTGGGTCCTGCCCGCCTGAGCCCCTCCACAAGAACTTTCGCCGAGGCGAAGGCTTCCATGGCGGCGTATGAAATGGGGGCGCCTGGCGGCATGAGCTGCTGCAGCTCTCGGCCGAGGCGCGAGGAGCCCGTGCCGGGCGGCGTGACCTGGCCGACGATGACCCCGCGGCCTTGTTCGCCGAGTTCTTCCGCGAATCCGGCCGATGCGTTGTTTGACAGCGTCATGAAGCTGGCGGTGACACCGGCCCTGCGGGACTGCTTGATCAGATCGGCGATCCGTTTGGAGGCGCCGACGGCGATGACGGCCTGCGGCGCAGCGCGGGCCAGCGCCTGGGTGTGCACGGACAGGTCGGACCCGTCCGGTGCGAACCGCCCTTCATAGGCGACTGCGACGCTGGGCATCAGTCTCTGGCCCTCGCTGAAGCCTTCGGCGGCGTCCCGGCCGAACGGATCGTCAACATGCACCAGGGCGAGCCTGTGCTGGTTGACCGTGGAGAAGTGCTTCATGGCGGCGATCACTTCGTCCTGGTAGCGCGCCCGGACGTTGAAGACGTACCGTTTCGGGGGGTGTGGAAGATGGCGGCGCCGCTGTTGGGGGCGACGAACGGGATCTGCCGCGGCGATGCGAAGCCCATCGCCACGGTGCTGCCGGCCGTGCCACCGAACATGAAGAACGCGAATGGGCGCTGCTCGTCGTAGATCTTCGCGAGCGCGGATTCGGCCCGCAGGTCGAGGTCCGTCGTGCGCAGGACGATC
Protein-coding regions in this window:
- a CDS encoding long-chain fatty acid--CoA ligase, which encodes MGKEPRGESLGLSLERHIGVKLLPTVRPTNFRRGVAVAYTTFPRLLLEHAAKRPNAAALREKEFGIWQTLSWRQLATLVREMACGLAAAGVQRGQHVVVVGENRPRLYATLLAAQSLGAIPVPLYQDAAAAEFVFPLVNAEVGFAVVEDQEQVDKLLEIRPQCPGLQHIWYDDPRGLRHYQEPGLASLDTLLEEGRRHDAAHPQFFDTEAQKAEASDVAAMFFTSGTTGNPKGVVHTHLSLIDRALAGARFDKLTEREEVLAYLPLAWIGQNVFSYAQWLVCGYVVNCPESASTVSIDLREVGPTYYFAPPRIFEGLLTTVMIRMEDASAPKRWLFQRCMALARRVGPALMDGKPVGALDRLLYALGNLAIYGPLRNTLGLSRVRVAYTAGEAIGPDLFTFYRSIGVNLKQLYGSTETAVFVCLQPDDQARADTVGVPIEGVELKVKDSGEILVRSSGLLRGYYKNEAATAEVLDAEGWYHTGDAGFVDAQGHLKIIDRAKDVGRTLAGEMFAPKYVENKLKFFPFIKEAVAFGDKRDRVCAFVNIDMEAVGNWAEKRNLPYAGYTDLAQKPEVYELVRDCIEQVNADLAGDEKLAGSQISRFLILHKELDADDGELTRTRKVRRGHIGERYQVLVDALYGGKTEQYIETAVKFEDGRSGMVSATLRIDDAKTFPAMKRAA
- a CDS encoding Crp/Fnr family transcriptional regulator, with product MRVVPEASTSAPPLVARARAATEVELADIPWLKTLEADEYARAVANLKVVVVETGELLCRVGRPVTFWFGVIDGLLKMSNDSANGMPITFTGVPPGGWFGEGTVLKREPYRYNIQALRKSVVAGIPVDTFHWLIDRSIPFNRFVMNQLNERLGQFIGAREIDRMNDPDVKVARSLAALFHPTLYPGVGSLLRITQQELGYLVGLSRQRVNEALHALQALGLIRIEYGGLRVLDLDGLRRQVRL
- a CDS encoding ABC transporter substrate-binding protein; the protein is MKHFSTVNQHRLALVHVDDPFGRDAAEGFSEGQRLMPSVAVAYEGRFAPDGSDLSVHTQALARAAPQAVIAVGASKRIADLIKQSRRAGVTASFMTLSNNASAGFAEELGEQGRGVIVGQVTPPGTGSSRLGRELQQLMPPGAPISYAAMEAFASAKVLVEGLRRAGPNLTREGFVKALESIRRKDFGGIEVEYSPTLRSGSNFVELSILTHDGKYRR